In the genome of Mytilus edulis chromosome 3, xbMytEdul2.2, whole genome shotgun sequence, one region contains:
- the LOC139516077 gene encoding protein-glucosylgalactosylhydroxylysine glucosidase-like: MISTDLPPNGTVVVKKGQKSSYLFLTSIDTEKGPALNAFNKGVSEYFNDVLEDQHIKAWRNIWANGRVDIIGDPETAKVTYAAYYYIISSIPITNDSDLSFVGLSPGDLAHGSYYKDYQGHVFWDQETWMYPPIQVLHSDFGKTLLKSRIRTLDSAKQLAKQKGYKGVMYPWESAYTGFETSPSDETADYEHHITGDISQAFYFYLTMTNDTDFMTAGRGSEVINSIADFWESRVTLDKDTGLYHINGVMPPDEYHWPVNDSAYTNYVAKISLEAPYKILSTQPKNSYQNIADNLFIPFNNTGQWHPEYDSYTEDVIVKQADVILLGYPLMMNLSKEVRRNDLLQYERVTPGGPAMTWGMFAIGWLELNQLDKANALFARQFDNVREPFYTWSENAHGPGAHNFITGMGGYLQSVLFGYGGLRVYDDKLTINGALPLTATYMKIIGIDYLGGSLNLLFSKSLLYITLTKKAMTTLKCEDESTGYSIPLSLGIPLTYKLSTTISVSPA, from the exons ATGATATCTACAGACCTACCTCCAAATGGAACGGTTGTTGTCAAAAAAGGACAAAAgtcttcttatttatttttaacttccATAGACACTGAAAAGGGTCCAGCACTGAATGCGTTCAATAAAG GTGTTTCTGAGTACTTTAATGATGTACTAGAAGACCAACATATCAAAGCGTGGAGAAACATTTGGGCCAATGGAAGAGTAGACATAATTGGTGATCCAGAGACTGCCAAAGTAACCTATGCTGCATACTACTACATTATAAGTTCTATCCCTATTACTAACGATAGCGACTTATCGTTTGTCGGCCTTTCACCAGGAGATCTTGCCCATGGGTCCTATTATAAG gATTACCAGGGTCATGTATTCTGGGACCAAGAAACTTGGATGTACCCTCCTATACAAGTTCTACACTCTGATTTCGGTAAAACATTGCTGAAATCTAGAATACGGACGCTTGATTCGGCTAAACAATTAGCCAAGCAAAAAGGATATAAAGGTGTTATGTATCCATGGGAAAGTGCATACACAG GGTTTGAAACGTCACCATCAGACGAAACAGCAGACTATGAACATCATATTACAGGAGACATATCTCAGGCTTTCTATTTCTATCTGACAATGACGAATGATACAGATTTTATGACTGCAGGAAGAGGATCTGAAGTCATAAACAGTATAGCCGATTTCTGGGAATCACGGGTGACTCTAGACAAAGATACTGGTCTCTACCATATAAACG GTGTAATGCCACCTGATGAGTATCACTGGCCAGTTAATGATTCTGCGTACACAAACTATGTTGCTAAAATCAGTTTAGAGGCGCCATACAAAATCCTATCTACACAACCAAAGAATAGCTATCAAAATATTGCTGACAATCTATTCATTCCATTTAACAATACGGGACAGTGGCATCCAGAATATGACAGTTATACAGAAG ATGTCATTGTGAAACAAGCTGATGTTATTTTGTTGGGATATCCTTTAATGATGAATTTATCAAAAGAAGTACGAAGGAACGATCTTCTTCAATACGAAAGG GTTACACCTGGAGGACCAGCGATGACTTGGGGTATGTTTGCTATCGGATGGCTGGAACTTAATCAGTTGGATAAGGCAAATGCCTTATTTGCTAGACAATTCGACAATGTTAGAGAACCATTTTAT ACATGGTCAGAGAATGCACATGGTCCTGGTGCACACAATTTCATCACTGGAATGGGAGGTTACCTACAATCTGTACTCTTTGGATATGGTGGACTCAGGGTATATGATGATAAATTGACGATTAATGGTGCGCTTCCTTTGACCGCTACTTATATGAAAATCATAGGCATCGATTATCTTGGAGGAAGTTTGAACTTACTTTTTTCCAAATCATTATTGTATATCACGTTAACAAAGAAAGCGATGACGACTTTAAAATGTGAAGATGAATCGACCGGGTATAGTATTCCGTTGTCACTTGGAATTCCATTAACATATAAGCTTAGTACAACAATTTCTGTAAGCCCAGCTTAG